The following are from one region of the Nicotiana tomentosiformis chromosome 7, ASM39032v3, whole genome shotgun sequence genome:
- the LOC138896024 gene encoding uncharacterized protein: MGSLAHVEAKKIELDRELHQLTCLGVQLVDSDDGGVVLQNTAKSSLIAEVKERQYEDPELVEVRERVPLQKKPMLELREYGVIRYRGFLCVPDVARLRDRIMSEAHYSWFSIHPGSTKMYHDITDV, translated from the coding sequence atgggtagcttagcacatgtagaggctaaGAAAATAGAATTAGATAGAGAGCTTCATCAATTGACTTGTTTGGGGGTTCAGTTAGTAGATTctgacgatggtggagttgtactccaaaacactgcaaaatcatctctcatagctgaagtaaaggaAAGGCaatacgaggacccagagttggtagAAGTCAGAGAGCGAGTTCCACTGCAGAAAAAGCCTATGTTAGAGCTTAGGGAATATGGGGTTATCAGATATAGGGGTTTTCTGTGTGTCCCAGATGTAGCaaggctacgagacaggattatgtccgaggcacattattcgtggttctctattcatcctgggtcgacgaagatgtatcatgacattacgGATGTGTaa
- the LOC138896025 gene encoding uncharacterized protein: MAQPTSLAKRSSMSVHPSGHESQSSTSRGRGRGSSSGNNQNRIYALAGRHDQKSSPDVVIGILTIFSHDAYALIEPRSTLSYITPFVVGRFGIVPQILCDPSAVSTQAGESIIARRVYQGCMVTICSRQSSTDLVELEMIDFDAIMGMDWLAACYATVDCRPKEARFHFSGEPILECVGNTMTPRGRFISYLKVRKMIAKGCICHIVRVRDANVKIPTFQSIPVVREYADVFPDDLPGIPPE; this comes from the coding sequence ATGGCACAACCAACGAGTTTAGCAAAaagatcatctatgtccgtgcatccttcagggcatgagtctcagtcttcaactagtagaggtcgaggtagaggttcTAGTTCAGGCAATAATCAGaatcgtatctatgctttagcgggtcgacatgaCCAgaagtcttcaccagacgttgtgataggtatattgaccattttctctcacgatgcttatgccttgatagaaccaagatctactttatcgtatattaccccgtTTGTCGTGGGGAGGTTTGGTATAGTGCCTCAAATACTATGTGATCCTTCTGCGGTATCTACACAAgccggagaatcgattattgctagacgggtttaccaagGTTGTATGGTGACAATTTGTAGCCGTCAGAGCTCAACCGATCTAGTTGAGCTAGAAATGatagattttgatgctatcatgggcatggactggttggcagcttgctatgccacagttgattgccgaccAAAGGAAgctagatttcatttttcgggtgagccaatCCTTGAATGTGTAGGTAATACAatgacacccagaggtaggtttatttcctatctgaaggtgaggaaaatgatcgcaaaagggtgcatttgtcatattgtgcgagttagagatgcaaatGTTAAGATACCTACAtttcagtctattccagtagtcagAGAGTacgcagatgtgtttccagatgaccttccaggtattcctccagagtga
- the LOC138896026 gene encoding uncharacterized protein: protein MGRDTPPTILENLLDAFLDQYLSREIRQARVDQFLALKQGNMSVREYSLHFDSLARYAPSIVDTIRDKIHRFIVGLTAELIEACATAALQDSMDISRIQAFAQNIEKGRRRQQGTTRSEQGQHKRMRFSRY from the coding sequence atgggacgtgatacacctccaacTATTTTGGAGAATTTattagatgccttccttgaccagtacttatcacgggagatccgacaggctcgagttgatcagtttctagccctcaagcagggaaATATGAgcgttcgagagtatagtctccattttgactcattggctagATATGCTCCATCCATAGTTGATACTATACGGGACAAGATCCATAGGTTTATAGTAGGGTTGACTGCAGAGTTgatcgaggcatgtgccaccgctgcattgcaggatagtatggatatctctcggatacaggcattcgcccagaatatagaaaagggcaggcgtcggcagcagggtacaacGAGGAGTGAGCAAGGGCagcataagaggatgagattttccAGGTATTAG